The Bacteroidota bacterium genome window below encodes:
- a CDS encoding sulfotransferase has product MEDNSLQDLNRKRKAGFYKDEHAESYLRHVNEILQNDESKDYLDLEEEHATLFVFGLPRSGTTFMGQLTAHSFDTGYINNFMARFWLAPVTGIKLSSIILGNKHSAGFESEYATTLRLEDLHEYGYFWRYWLKKDTIPDILSSRENEAFIDWAGLKKTVLNMHYAFGKSWACKNIFGAYHIKKLSGVFRKSMFIYIERDPLDVAVSIMDARKKFYHDPKTWWSTVPYEYPTLKDLSAEEQVAGQVHYLRKFYDQELSGIDPSRVIRVRYEQAAAHPQETASLIRNMTMEATGTELTPLPGLPESFAVRTYEHRKEEKKRFADIMKQFK; this is encoded by the coding sequence ATGGAAGACAATAGTTTACAGGATTTAAACCGAAAGCGCAAAGCCGGGTTTTACAAGGATGAGCATGCCGAATCTTATCTCAGACATGTGAATGAAATCCTGCAAAACGACGAAAGCAAAGATTATCTGGACCTGGAAGAAGAGCACGCAACGCTGTTTGTTTTCGGTCTTCCCAGGTCAGGGACCACTTTCATGGGGCAATTGACAGCACATTCCTTTGATACAGGCTATATCAACAATTTCATGGCCCGGTTCTGGCTGGCCCCGGTGACGGGGATAAAACTATCTTCCATCATCCTGGGAAACAAACACAGTGCAGGATTTGAATCGGAATACGCCACAACCCTCAGACTGGAAGATCTGCACGAGTATGGATATTTCTGGCGATACTGGCTGAAAAAGGATACGATACCCGATATCCTGAGTTCCCGGGAAAATGAGGCGTTTATCGATTGGGCAGGATTGAAGAAAACCGTGTTGAACATGCATTACGCGTTTGGGAAGAGCTGGGCATGTAAAAATATTTTCGGAGCTTATCATATAAAAAAACTATCCGGGGTATTCAGGAAAAGTATGTTTATATACATAGAAAGGGACCCTCTGGATGTTGCCGTTTCCATAATGGATGCCAGGAAGAAGTTTTACCACGACCCGAAAACATGGTGGAGCACAGTCCCCTATGAATATCCTACGCTAAAAGACCTGAGCGCAGAAGAACAGGTAGCCGGGCAGGTTCATTATTTAAGGAAATTTTATGATCAGGAATTATCCGGTATTGATCCGTCAAGGGTCATCCGGGTCAGGTATGAACAAGCGGCGGCCCATCCACAGGAGACAGCCAGTCTCATCCGGAACATGACCATGGAAGCCACCGGAACAGAGCTGACACCCCTTCCCGGCCTGCCTGAAAGTTTTGCAGTCCGAACCTATGAACACCGGAAAGAAGAAAAAAAGCGCTTTGCAGACATCATGAAGCAATTCAAATAA
- a CDS encoding WbqC family protein translates to MENQKTVAIHQPNFLPWLGYFHKMVHSDVFILFDDVQFPRGKTFGNRVLIKTPNGESWLTIPVQGKGDLLLFNQIEISDLTWLKKAIRTIQVCYSKAPHYKEVFPGLEDIFSRRFQRLYELNISLIEYLVKILGIKTIITSSSAIKTDTNDQPPGKIIDLILSVGANQYISGKGEGSKRYLDENVFREKRIKLIWQDFQHPEYKQLYGEFIPNLSIIDMVFMEGPEKTLEILKNIRISSQ, encoded by the coding sequence ATGGAAAACCAAAAAACCGTCGCCATTCATCAACCGAATTTTTTACCGTGGCTGGGGTATTTTCATAAAATGGTCCATAGTGATGTTTTTATCCTATTTGATGATGTTCAGTTTCCCAGAGGGAAAACCTTCGGTAACAGGGTTCTGATAAAAACACCAAACGGAGAAAGCTGGCTTACAATTCCGGTACAAGGAAAAGGAGATTTATTATTATTCAATCAAATAGAAATCAGCGATTTAACATGGCTTAAAAAAGCTATCCGCACTATCCAGGTATGCTATTCAAAAGCACCACACTATAAAGAAGTATTTCCAGGATTGGAAGATATCTTTTCCCGCAGATTTCAAAGGCTCTATGAACTTAACATATCTCTGATAGAATACCTGGTAAAAATTTTAGGCATAAAAACAATCATAACCTCATCTTCAGCAATAAAAACAGATACAAACGATCAACCACCAGGAAAGATAATAGATTTGATATTATCTGTTGGAGCTAATCAATATATTTCCGGAAAGGGCGAAGGCTCAAAAAGATATCTTGATGAAAACGTATTCCGGGAAAAAAGGATCAAATTGATTTGGCAAGACTTTCAGCATCCTGAATACAAACAGCTTTACGGCGAATTTATTCCTAATCTTTCAATAATTGATATGGTTTTTATGGAAGGGCCGGAAAAAACTCTTGAAATACTTAAAAATATCAGGATATCTTCTCAATAA
- a CDS encoding NAD(P)-binding domain-containing protein, which yields MNRSFKHNGHICIAGAGMIGTALGNRLASGNGYKVRLFTVEPDVAETINGKHINQKYFPNMKLSRRLLATTDPHCLNGTDVIFLAVPSTVIVEFIASQKNEISHDTILINLAKGFGTADRIITDCLEEIIPNPVCSLKGPTFAREILSSAPTAFTFASRDKSLFPVMADLFGETGIYLDFTNDVHGVEIVSILKNIYAIALGIVDAHFNSPNLRFLVLTRAFAEMRKALVFLGGQEETLYHYCGYGDFSLTALNDLSRNRTLGLLIGKGFFIEDISDKVVLEGRIALNVFINKFSELGKSEQDFPILFELFKVFNLDYKVSNFVNNLLVRIDSRIEL from the coding sequence ATGAATAGATCATTTAAACATAACGGGCACATATGCATTGCAGGTGCGGGGATGATAGGAACCGCTTTGGGAAACCGTCTTGCATCGGGCAACGGATATAAGGTCCGGCTGTTTACGGTGGAGCCTGATGTTGCGGAAACCATTAACGGAAAGCACATAAACCAGAAGTATTTCCCTAACATGAAGTTAAGCCGCAGGCTATTGGCAACCACAGATCCTCATTGCCTGAACGGAACGGATGTGATTTTCCTTGCGGTCCCATCCACCGTGATTGTGGAGTTTATAGCCAGCCAAAAGAACGAGATCAGCCATGACACCATCCTGATCAACCTGGCAAAAGGTTTTGGTACGGCAGACCGCATCATCACCGATTGCCTTGAAGAGATCATCCCAAACCCTGTTTGTTCGCTGAAGGGGCCGACATTCGCGAGGGAGATCCTGAGTTCCGCACCCACGGCTTTCACCTTTGCCTCCCGGGATAAGAGCTTATTCCCTGTGATGGCAGATTTATTCGGTGAAACGGGTATTTATCTCGATTTTACGAACGATGTCCATGGAGTTGAAATAGTAAGCATCCTGAAAAACATTTATGCTATTGCCCTGGGAATAGTGGATGCCCATTTCAACAGTCCTAACCTGCGCTTTCTCGTCCTCACCAGGGCATTTGCCGAAATGCGGAAAGCATTGGTTTTCCTGGGAGGACAAGAAGAAACCCTTTATCATTACTGCGGATATGGTGATTTCAGTCTTACCGCCCTGAATGACCTGAGCAGGAACCGTACCCTGGGGTTGCTTATTGGTAAAGGATTTTTCATTGAAGATATCTCCGACAAGGTCGTCCTGGAAGGCAGAATAGCCCTGAACGTATTTATCAATAAATTCAGCGAACTGGGGAAATCGGAACAGGATTTTCCTATACTTTTTGAGTTGTTCAAAGTCTTTAACCTCGACTACAAAGTCTCAAATTTCGTGAACAACCTGTTGGTCAGGATAGACTCCAGGATTGAATTATAA
- a CDS encoding glycosyltransferase family 4 protein, with protein sequence MKRVLVITYYWPPSGGSGVQRWLKFVKYFPEFGYEPYVLTVKPEKASYPVLDPSLADEIPAGLKVFKTNTFELFNIYRKLIGKGNYPHSSFDNERKPSLMQKTSRFIRGNLFLPDSRIGWKRYAVDEGIRIISEYKINTIITTGPPHSVHLAGLELKNLTGVNWIADFRDPWTDIFYYDAFYHTRLAKRIDANLERKVVEGCHRLTIVSQALKDLIRKKSDKICPGKIVVLPNGFDEDDFKTPGEPPQNEFVITYTGSLTNDTGKMNVFVESLRNIKNEFPDIPVFCHFIGNINPSVYEIFARFGIADCVRTTPYVPHNESVSYLKKSTALILFLRRADYNKGILSGKIFDYLGAQKPIICIGPEDGNASQILQECQAGRAIDYENKEGIMSYLRDLFLKWKINRNLDLQGQEYKNYSRRNLTEKLVTVIEKIS encoded by the coding sequence ATGAAACGGGTACTGGTTATAACCTATTACTGGCCTCCCAGCGGGGGATCCGGGGTGCAACGGTGGCTGAAGTTCGTGAAGTATTTCCCGGAGTTCGGGTATGAGCCTTATGTTCTTACCGTAAAACCCGAAAAAGCTTCCTATCCCGTGCTGGACCCTTCCCTGGCAGATGAAATACCGGCCGGGCTAAAAGTGTTTAAAACCAATACATTCGAGTTATTCAACATTTACAGGAAGCTTATTGGCAAGGGAAATTATCCGCACAGCAGTTTCGACAATGAGCGAAAACCTTCTCTGATGCAAAAGACATCCCGTTTTATCCGGGGCAATCTTTTTCTTCCCGATAGCCGGATAGGATGGAAGCGTTATGCCGTAGACGAAGGGATACGCATTATCTCAGAGTATAAGATCAATACCATCATTACAACCGGGCCACCGCATTCGGTGCATCTGGCCGGCCTGGAACTGAAAAACCTGACAGGTGTGAACTGGATAGCCGACTTCCGGGATCCATGGACCGATATCTTTTATTACGATGCATTTTATCATACCCGCCTGGCCAAAAGAATTGACGCTAACCTGGAAAGAAAAGTCGTTGAGGGTTGCCACCGCCTTACCATTGTCAGCCAGGCCCTGAAAGACCTGATCAGGAAAAAATCGGATAAAATCTGTCCGGGGAAGATTGTTGTTTTACCAAACGGGTTTGATGAAGACGATTTTAAAACCCCTGGTGAACCTCCACAAAACGAATTTGTGATTACCTATACAGGGTCTTTGACAAACGATACCGGCAAAATGAATGTATTTGTAGAATCTTTAAGAAACATTAAAAATGAATTTCCCGATATTCCGGTTTTTTGTCATTTTATTGGGAATATTAATCCGAGTGTTTATGAAATTTTTGCAAGGTTTGGGATAGCAGACTGTGTAAGGACAACTCCATACGTTCCGCATAATGAATCAGTTTCATATTTGAAAAAAAGCACCGCACTAATTTTATTCCTGAGAAGGGCTGATTATAATAAAGGTATCTTATCGGGAAAGATATTTGATTATCTTGGAGCTCAAAAGCCAATTATTTGTATTGGACCTGAAGACGGCAATGCTTCACAAATATTACAGGAGTGTCAGGCAGGCAGGGCTATCGATTATGAAAATAAAGAGGGAATTATGTCTTATCTGAGGGATCTGTTCTTAAAATGGAAAATTAATAGGAACCTGGATTTACAAGGCCAGGAATATAAAAATTACTCGAGAAGAAATCTTACTGAAAAACTTGTAACGGTTATTGAGAAGATATCCTGA
- a CDS encoding PIG-L family deacetylase, which yields METTKNRILVLAPHTDDGELGCGGTIAKFIEEGKEVFYAAFSTAKESLPQGMPDDTLETEVKEATLRLGIPDSHLIIHGYTVRKLNYSRQNVLEDMIRMKREINPDLVFMPSPNDLHQDHNTVAMESMRAYKDLSILAYELPWNNINFNTQAFVKLEKRHIEKKAHALEAYASQMKRSYLNREFIFSWAMTRGVQIKTVYAETFEVIRWII from the coding sequence ATGGAAACCACCAAAAACCGCATCCTGGTGCTTGCCCCACATACCGATGATGGGGAACTGGGTTGCGGAGGGACCATTGCCAAATTCATTGAAGAAGGAAAGGAAGTGTTTTATGCAGCATTTTCCACAGCCAAGGAATCGCTGCCACAGGGTATGCCTGACGACACCCTGGAAACCGAGGTTAAGGAGGCCACTCTCCGATTGGGTATACCGGACAGCCACCTGATCATTCATGGTTATACAGTCAGAAAACTCAACTATTCCAGGCAAAACGTACTGGAAGACATGATCCGGATGAAAAGGGAGATCAATCCCGATCTGGTTTTCATGCCATCACCCAACGATCTTCATCAGGATCACAACACCGTGGCCATGGAGAGTATGCGGGCATACAAAGACCTCAGCATCCTGGCCTATGAACTCCCATGGAACAATATTAATTTCAACACCCAGGCTTTCGTAAAGCTGGAGAAACGGCATATTGAAAAAAAAGCACATGCCCTCGAAGCTTATGCTTCCCAGATGAAGCGATCGTATCTGAACCGTGAGTTCATTTTTAGTTGGGCCATGACGCGCGGAGTGCAGATCAAAACCGTTTATGCGGAGACATTTGAAGTGATCCGCTGGATCATTTAA